Proteins encoded by one window of Rhodamnia argentea isolate NSW1041297 chromosome 6, ASM2092103v1, whole genome shotgun sequence:
- the LOC125315463 gene encoding uncharacterized protein LOC125315463, whose product MEGRGKTAIVEDGSSVRKQGRPENDDRGRLEGSKIDKLKRENIAELYSKLRSMVPGVCPKAPMAETLQEAVLYIRSLEEEMARLEKLKMSSGQLTTTSTSISVHSSNSNLACFAITSPIRRNLVTDVINVFDEHRAEIITSHIVAHEGRMRMTVTAAVNDVDDRAVEKIKQDILTVESKRRVSIS is encoded by the exons ATGGAAGGCCGTGGCAAGACCGCCATTGTCGAGGACGGATCGAGCGTGAGAAAGCAGGGGAGGCCGGAGAATGACGACCGAGGGAGACTCGAGGGCTCGAAGATAGACAAGCTCAAGAGAGAGAATATCGCCGAGTTGTACTCGAAGCTCCGGTCTATGGTGCCCGGCGTATGTCCCAAG GCTCCAATGGCAGAAACTTTGCAAGAAGCAGTTCTTTACATCAGGTCCCTTGAAGAAGAGATGGCGAGGTTGGAGAAGCTGAAGATGTCATCGGGCCAATTAACAACCACCAGCACGTCGATCAGCGTCCATTCTTCCAACAGCAATCTTGCTTGCTTCGCGATCACATCGCCCATCCGACGAAATTTGGTGACCGACGTGATCAATGTCTTTGACGAACATCGAGCCGAAATTATTACCTCTCACATCGTGGCCCACGAAGGGAGGATGAGGATGACAGTGACGGCGGCAGTGAATGACGTAGACGACCGCGCTGTCGAGAAGATTAAGCAGGACATTCTCACGGTAGAAAGCAAAAGAAGGGTCTCAATTTCATAA
- the LOC115745864 gene encoding protein IQ-DOMAIN 19 — MGKTGKWLRHFLTGKKDKDLKDRDKDKSSTNHTRNPPTIPTENPTTPLCFLPTTPKEKRRWSFRRSSAAPATPSKDLNSSELVAAATVTPALLATLDSENEQKKKHAMAVAAATAAASDAAVAAARAAAAVIRLTAATNRRGSAIEEVAAIKIQSVFRSYLARKALRALKGLVKLQALVRGHLVRKQATVTLRCIQALVTVQARARANRLRSTEGSKPTNPRLSTHRKSTQDNRYRNIYHESEKVLEENIKIVEMDLGESKASTMSRSSYSTHPQPEWIDSKFPAPPRAYSKPQNNQISPVPSELSPRTCSGHFEDYSLGMAQSSPQFYSAVSKPDPARIPFAFPRPEYAESLSYEYPLYPNYMANTESSRAKARSQSAPKQRPDNYYERQPSRRRPSMEGRNVPRAMRMQRSSSHAGSAVQNYQYPWSIKLDKSTVSLKESECGSTSTVLTNANYCRSLVSYDVHGNRY, encoded by the exons ATGGGGAAGACAGGAAAGTGGCTCAGACACTTCTTGACGGGCAAGAAAGACAAGGATCTCAAGGACAGGGACAAGGACAAGAGCTCAACCAATCACACCCGCAATCCCCCCACGATCCCGACCGAGAACCCGACGACCCCGCTCTGCTTCCTCCCCACGACTCCGAAGGAGAAGCGGCGGTGGAGCTTCCGGCGATCGTCCGCCGCGCCGGCGACTCCTTCGAAGGATCTGAATTCCTCGGAGCTTGTCGCCGCTGCTACCGTGACACCAGCCCTGTTGGCCACCCTAGACTCTGAGAAtgagcagaagaagaagcacgcaATGGCTGTGGCGGCGGCGACTGCTGCGGCCTCCGATGCGGCGGTGGCAGCTGCACGGGCTGCAGCTGCCGTGATCCGGCTGACTGCGGCCACCAACAGAAGAGGCAGCGCCATCGAGGAGGTCGCTGCTATCAAGATCCAATCAGTGTTCAGATCTTACTTG GCGAGGAAAGCGCTTCGCGCGTTGAAAGGGCTTGTGAAGTTGCAGGCATTGGTGAGGGGTCACCTGGTGAGGAAACAGGCAACGGTGACTCTCCGGTGCATTCAGGCATTGGTGACGGTCCAGGCCAGGGCCCGAGCGAACAGGCTCCGCAGCACCGAGGGCTCAAAGCCCACCAACCCGAGACTCTCGACCCACCGGAAATCCACTCAAGACAATCGGTACCGCAACATATACCAT GAATCTGAGAAAGTGTTGGAGGAGAATATAAAGATTGTAGAGATGGATTTAGGAGAGTCAAAAGCAAGCACAATGAGCAGGAGTAGCTACTCCACTCATCCGCAGCCCGAGTGGATAGATTCCAAATTCCCGGCGCCGCCCCGGGCATACTCCAAGCCTCAGAACAACCAGATTTCCCCGGTGCCGTCGGAGCTCAGCCCGAGAACCTGCAGTGGCCACTTTGAGGATTACTCCCTCGGGATGGCCCAGAGCAGCCCGCAGTTCTACTCGGCCGTGTCCAAGCCCGACCCCGCTCGGATACCCTTCGCCTTCCCAAGGCCCGAGTACGCAGAGTCCCTCTCCTACGAGTACCCGCTGTACCCGAACTACATGGCCAACACCGAGTCCTCCCGGGCCAAGGCCCGATCCCAGAGCGCGCCGAAACAGAGGCCAGACAATTACTACGAGAGGCAGCCGAGCCGGAGGAGGCCCTCGATGGAGGGGAGGAATGTGCCACGGGCGATGCGGATGCAGCGGTCGTCGTCGCACGCCGGGTCGGCGGTCCAAAACTACCAGTATCCCTGGTCGATCAAGCTGGATAAGTCGACGGTGTCGCTTAAGGAAAGCGAGTGCGGATCCACCAGCACAGTGCTCACAAACGCCAATTACTGCAGATCCCTTGTTTCATATGAC GTTCATGG